GTTCATCTGGGAAAGTCGACATGATCTCCTCCACCTCAACCTTCTTTTTCGCTCCTTCAAACCTGGACAAATGATCAGCAACTTGGTTTTCTGTTCCCTTTCGGTCCCGGATTTCCAAGTCGAACTCTTGTAGCAGTAGCAACCATCGAATTAGGTGCGGCTTTGACTCCTTTTTCTTAATTAGGTACCTGAGAGCAGCATGGCTAGTGTAAACAGGTACCTTTGAGTCTATCAGGTATGACCTGAATTTATCAAATGCAAACACCACAGCTAGCATCTCTTTCTCTGTCATTGTGTCATTCAGTTGGGCACCGCTCAAGGTTCTACTTGTGTAGTAAATTGGATGCATGACTTTATCTTTTTCCTGCCCAAGAACTTCTCCCACAGCATAGTCGCTTGCATCGCACATCAGTGTGAAAGGTTGCCCCTAATCGGGGGCCACTATGATTGGTGCAGTCACCAATTTCTTCTTCAACTCCTCACAACCCTGAAGTCATCAGAAAATACAAAAGGGTGATCTTTTCAAGCAGTTTACACAAGGGATtagcaattttggagaaataTTTTATAAACAGCATGTAGAAATCGGCGTGGCCAAGGaaacttcttattgctttgatgGAAGTGGGTGGTGGTAACTTTTCTATCACATCCACCTTTGCACGATCCACTTCAATGCCCTTACTTGACActaggtgccccaagactatactttcgtgtaccatgaaatggcacttttcctAGTTAAGTACCAGATTAGTCTCCACAAATCTTTTCAGCACTCTTTTCAGATTCTTATGACAGTCATCAAACGAGTATCCCAacactgagaaatcatccatgaagacttctATTATGTCTTCTACCATATCTGTGAAGATGGTCATCATGCACCTTTGAAATATGGCGGGTGCATTGGATATGCCAAACGTCATTCTCCGGAAAGCGTAGACGCCATATGGACAGGTGAATGACGTTTTTTCTCTATCTTCTGGGGCAATAGAgatctgattataccccgagtatccaTCCAGAAAGCAATAGTGGGACCTCCCAGCCAATCTATCTAACATTTGATCAATGAACGACAAGGGAAAATGGTCTTTTTGGGTGGTCTTGTTTAGTTTTTTGTAGTCCATACAAATTTGCCATCCCGTGATTGTTCTTGTTGAGATCAGCTCATTGTTCTCATTTTGCACCACATTCATTCCAActttctttggcacacattgaactgggctaaTCCAGTTGCTGTTGGAGATGGGGAatatgattcccgcatctaaccattttatcacctcctttttcaccactCTTTCATtttggggttcagccttctttgatgttctctgGAAGGCTTGTGGTTTTCTTCCAGTAAaatcttatgcatacagaagACAGGGTTGATACCCTTAATGTATGCAATGGTCCAACTAATTACAGTTTTGCACTCTATTAATACATGCAAAAGTTGTTCTACTTGCACATATAACAATCCCGATGAGATATTAACAAGTAAAGTTGAGTTAGGTCCTAGTAAAGCATACGTGAGGTGAGGTGGTACGATTTCAGTTCCAACTGCGTGGCGCTTCGATCgatggcttagctggaggagtcTTTCTTTCTTCTAAGTGCAAAGCCTCAAATTCGAGCTCTCTTTTCCAGAACCCTTGGCCTTCAAGAGCCAGCACCCACTTCGCCATGTCCTCTCTATTTACTTCTTCTAAGTTCATGAGATAGGTTGCGGGGGGTCTTTAACTTTCAGAGCCTCATCTTCCTCCTCCGAAATTACATCAACAGCTTGTATCAGAGAGCAGTTAGCAAATTCACTTGGCCGCAACATAGACTTCTGCACATTGAACATTATCTCTTCATCGTTCAGTCTCATTTTTAGCCCTCCAGTTTCACAATCAATTAGAGCTCTCCCcgtggccaagaatggtcttcccaaaGTTATGGAAATCTCTTTGTCAACCCAGCAGTCCAGAATGACAAAATCTGCTGGAAACACAAACTTTCCAACCTGCACTAGTACATCATCAAGGATACCTGATGGCCTCTTCACTATCCGGTCGACTAGCTGTAGTAACATGGATATGAGTCTTGCTCTTCCAATGCCTAACCTTTTGTAGATAGCCAGGGGAATCAAGTTTATGCTTGCCCCTAAATAACACAATGCTTTAGCAAAAGCATAACTACCTATTGTGCATGGGATTGTAAAACTCCCTGGGTCTGACAACTTCTTAGCTATGGGTCTCGTCATGACACCACTACAGGTCTGGGTTAGTGTAACAatggccaagtcttggaagtcGAACTTGCGAGACATCAAATCCTTCATCATTTTGGCATACCCATGCATCTCCCTCAAGGTGTCAATTAGTAGAATGGTCACCTGAATTTGTTTCAACATCTTTATGAATTTCTTATATTGCTCATCCTTATGATATTTGGCCAATCTCTGTGGAAATGGTGCTGGAAGTCGCTTCCTTCCTGTGATTTGAGTTTTATCCTGCTCGGGCAGTGCTTCTATTGTCATTTCTTGAACTACGTCAGTCTCCTTCACAACCTCTTTTTCTTTGCTTGTGTTCTCTTGTGCATGTTGTATCATCACCTCAGTTAACCTAGTTGAATCATCTACCTCAATGGGTACTGGCACAAGTGTTTCAGTTGGTCGTCTTTCGCGAGCAATTTCTTGCTCTAGATCTAGGTCTCTACCATTTCTTAAATTCACTTCCATAAGCTGTTTCGAGCCCTGCTCTTTTGGATTGACATAGGTGTCTGCAGGTAACGTTCCTTAGGGACAATTATTCAGAGCCATCAATATCTGCCCTAGTCGAATCTCATTACCTTTGATAGCTAAGTCTTGCGATACTACCTTTTCATCTATTTGGTGTGTCTTTTCTTGCATCTGGTGgacattttctttcattttctgcTGGCCCCAATGATTTATTCCAACATTCCTTTAATTTCAAACAACCTATCATCTTGTCGCACTATCTATTGTTATTGAGGTTGTTGATAAGTTGGCTGCTGATTTTGCTGATTGTATCCCTGTTGCCTTTGATAAGGCACAACTTGACCCTTTGGTTGCATAGCTCCAGGATTGTTGCTATTATTGTACTGCTGCTGCACTGGTCTATATTGTTGATTCTGTTGGCCCCAATTCTGAACACCTTGCCTCTATCCTCCATAGTTGGCCACATAGTTCATATTTTCCTGATAGTTCTGGTTGTCACTTTCCGCACTCTACAAGCATATATATGGTTGGTTAATGCATGGTGTACATAAGCCCCTATTAGTCGCGTCAACTATGCGTACCTGCTGCTTCTGGCCTGATTCATCAATATTTTTGGTGAGGATACTCATATGCGTCATCAGAGTGGCTATATTTTCGGCTATGGAGTTATTTGGGTCCAAAGCTACTAAATGAACAACAGGAGTGATCGTAGAGTCTCTTGTCATCCATCCTAAGTTTTGAGCCATTTTATCAAGTAGGATCTTGCATTCTCTGAATGATTTGCTCAAAAATGTTCCACctgctgaagcatcaacattggCCTTTAAGTTGTCTGCCAATCTCATGTAGAACCTCTGccccaacatctgatctggaatgCCATGGTGTGGACACTTAACCAGCATCCTTTGAACCTCTCCACGTTTCTTGTAGTGTTTCTGTTGGTCTCTGCCTGAAGCTTAATATCTCATCAACTTGTTTGGCAGTCTTATTGAGTGGGTAGAACTTGTTCAAAAATTacttgactaattcctcccaagtagtgatggagttTATGGGGAGTAAATTGAGCCAAGTCTGAGCCTTTCCCGTCACCGAGAATGGAAGCAACAACAGCTTTATTACTTCCGGTGTCACATTTGATTGCCTTTGCGCGACACATATCGAAAGAAAATTTTTCAGATGCTGCTGAGGATCTTCAATGTAAGACCCTGAGAATAGTCACTTGTTCTGCAACAAATGTAGCATGTTATTTGtgatttgaaatgattttgcttgTATCTGAAGGACTGCAATTGCGGTTACTAGATTTTCAGCGGTGGGTTGTGCCCAATCATACAAGGCT
This genomic stretch from Nicotiana sylvestris chromosome 9, ASM39365v2, whole genome shotgun sequence harbors:
- the LOC104233256 gene encoding uncharacterized protein; protein product: MEVNLRNGRDLDLEQEIARERRPTETLVPVPIEVDDSTRLTEVMIQHAQENTSKEKEVVKETDVVQEMTIEALPEQDKTQITGRKRLPAPFPQRLAKYHKDEQYKKFIKMLKQIQVTILLIDTLREMHGYAKMMKDLMSRKFDFQDLAIVTLTQTCSGVMTRPIAKKLSDPGSFTIPCTIGSYAFAKALCYLGASINLIPLAIYKRLGIGRARLISMLLQLVDRIVKRPSGILDDVLVQVGKFVFPADFVILDCWVDKEISITLGRPFLATGRALIDCETGGLKMRLNDEEIMFNVQKSMLRPSEFANCSLIQAVDVISEEEDEALKVKDPPQPIS